A part of Lutra lutra chromosome 2, mLutLut1.2, whole genome shotgun sequence genomic DNA contains:
- the LOC125093114 gene encoding zinc finger CCHC domain-containing protein 9 — protein sequence MTRWARVTTTHNKRPLAATSWEDMKKGSFEEESQNLPKNKQLEAKRLSVKNDAPQAKHKKNKKKKEYLNEDVNGFMEYLRQNPQRVHNGEMIAADSEEVREEIAVALKKDSRREGRRLKRQAAKKNAMVCFHCRKPGHGIADCPAALENQDMGTGICYRCGSTEHEMTKCKAKVDPALGEFPFAKCFVCGEMGHLSRSCPDNPKGLYADGGCCRLCGSVDHFKKDCPESQNSDRMVTVGRLAKGMSADYEEILDVPKPQKPKTKIPKVVNF from the coding sequence ATGACCAGGTGGGCCCGAGTTACTACCACTCATAACAAGAGACCTTTGGCTGCAACATCATGGGAGGACATGAAGAAGGGGTCCTTTGAGGAAGAAAGCCAAAATCTACCAAAGAATAAACAACTTGAAGCCAAAAGGCTCTCCGTTAAAAATGATGCTCCCcaagcaaaacacaaaaagaacaaaaagaaaaaggagtactTAAATGAAGATGTAAATGGATTCATGGAATACCTAAGACAAAACCCACAGAGAGTTCATAATGGAGAGATGATAGCAGCAGACAGTGAGGAGGTAAGGGAAGAAATTGCAGTTGCTTTAAAGAAGGATAGTCGACGGGAAGGAAGAAGACTAAAAAGACAAGCAGCAAAGAAAAATGCAATGGTATGTTTCCATTGTAGAAAACCTGGCCATGGGATTGCAGATTGCCCAGCTGCCCTTGAGAATCAAGATATGGGAACTGGAATATGTTATCGGTGTGGGTCCACAGAGCATGAAATGACCAAGTGCAAAGCCAAAGTAGACCCAGCTCTTGGTGAATTTCCTTTtgcaaaatgttttgtttgtggGGAAATGGGGCATCTATCCAGATCCTGTCCTGATAATCCCAAAGGACTCTATGCTGATGGTGGTTGCTGCAGACTCTGTGGCTCTGTGGACCATTTTAAGAAAGATTGCCCTGAGAGCCAGAATTCAGATCGAATGGTCACGGTTGGTCGCTTGGCAAAGGGAATGAGTGCCGACTATGAAGAAATTTTGGATGTACCTAAACCACAAAAACCCAAGACAAAGATACCTAAAGTTGTTAATTTCTGA